The genomic region CGCGCCGGGTTGTCATCGGGCAGCACGGTGTAAAGAACGTTGCCGAGCAACGCGCTGCGCCCGGGCCGCGACCAGCCGAACCCGGAGGTGGCCCGCTCGAAGGCGAGCAGCGCCGCCCCGTGCTCGTTCATCCCGGCGTGCGCGTGCAAGGCGACCACCCGCAACGCCCCGGCGGCCAGCCCCAGCCGCGACAACGTGCCCGGCGCGTCCGCGGTCCCGTCCAACAGACTCAGCACCGCATCGGCTTCGGCCCGCCGCTCCAGATCAGCCCCCGCACGGGCGCGCAGCAGGTGCAGTGCCGCAGTGCGCGCCCCGTCCACCATGGCCGAGTGCGCCTGCGGCCGCACCGGCGGCGTCACCTCGACCCACACCGACCCAAGAAGTTCCCGCCCAGCCCGAATAGCCACGATCAGGCGACCCAGCAACCCAGGCGTCAGCGCCGGCACCAGCAACGGCTCGTCCGAGTTGGCCAGGTGCTTGAACACGCCGTGTTCTTCCAGGGCCTTGAGCACATCCGGCGGCACCCGCCGTCCAAGAATGGTCTGCACCCGCGCCGCGTCCACGTCCTCCTGCCGGTTGGAGTAGGCCAGCACCCGGGACTGGAGATCCTCGATGGTGACCGGCCCGCCCACCACCGCCGCGATCGCATCCGCCACCGCGAACAGGTCCCCCGGCACATCCCGGCTGGGCCCCTGCCCACTGAGCACCAACGTGTGAATCAGCCCCGCCAGATGACTCCAAGGCACCGCAGGATCAACCATCAACACGGCCGCTCCGGAACTCCGAGCCGCGGCCAGCACCCGC from Crossiella sp. CA-258035 harbors:
- a CDS encoding helix-turn-helix domain-containing protein, with amino-acid sequence MVTLERLVDVLGGLGTRLGCAPRGREVELRGLSLHDPTESHPTSPTDVLLGIGTGSVTAAARLVRGTTAAAVVLHGPPELDERVLAAARSSGAAVLMVDPAVPWSHLAGLIHTLVLSGQGPSRDVPGDLFAVADAIAAVVGGPVTIEDLQSRVLAYSNRQEDVDAARVQTILGRRVPPDVLKALEEHGVFKHLANSDEPLLVPALTPGLLGRLIVAIRAGRELLGSVWVEVTPPVRPQAHSAMVDGARTAALHLLRARAGADLERRAEADAVLSLLDGTADAPGTLSRLGLAAGALRVVALHAHAGMNEHGAALLAFERATSGFGWSRPGRSALLGNVLYTVLPDDNPARDWLRSLLRELPADVAVHAGIGGRANPGDLPASRLEAEECLAARVAGLVETDTVDYDEHWAQVLLLRLRTAAEAGRLPTRGPVADLLRQDTEHGTDYLATLRAWLAAGGDGKAAARRLAVHPNTLRYRLRKIEQLTALRLDEADQRLALTVALAALPAQGSRKDRW